In the genome of Hyphomicrobium sp. ghe19, the window TGGGCTGATCTGCATCGGCCTCATTTCTTCGATCAGCGCCATGACGTGGATCGGCCCTCGTGTCACGATGGCAATGGGCAAAGATCATGCGCTGCTGCAGGCGCTTTCGCGCACAACGAGTGACGGCGTTCCCAAAACCGCTATTCTGTTGCAGCTCGGCATCGTCACTGTGCTGCTCATGACGCAGAGCTTTGAGGCTGTCCTCGACACGATCCAGTTCAGCCTCACGCTTTGCTCTTTTCTGGCCGTACTCGGCGTGATCGTGCTGCGCTGGACCGAACCCGATCTACCCCGTCCCTATCGTACCTGGGGTTATCCGGTGACGCCGTTTATCTTCCTCGGCGTGACCGCTTTCATGATGTACTACCTCGTTGTCGAGCGTCCTCTGCAGTCGCTGGCTGGTCTTGCCATCATGCTGACGGGTTTAGCCGTTTATGCCTTTGCGCAGCGGCGTTCGTTGATTGGTGCCAGACCTCAATAGGACCAAATATGGCTAGAATGCGCGTCTCCGTTGCGATCGCCGCCGTCGTGGCTGTTGCTTTTGCGATCCTTCCCGTCTCCGCGCAGGCCGAACCGAGCGCCAGTATCAACGATACTGCCCGCTTCATCGCCGGGTTGCAGCCGTCGCCGGGGTCGCCTCTCACGTCGTACACGAACGAAGGGTATTGGAAGCAATACGCCCGCAGTTTCGACGAGTCTTGGGACGGGCTCGAGCGGCGCCAGCTGTCGAAGATCCGCACCATGGTTGCGCGTGATTTCAATAACCCCCAGCCGGTGCTGTTCTATCTCTTCAGCGGGCCAGACTTTCTCTATGCGGACGCATTCTTTCCGTCGGCCGACACTTATGTGATGGCGGGGCTCGAGCCTCCGGGCCAGATCCCGGATCTGCGCAAGTTTTCCCGTGGCGAGATCGCGAGTTCGCTCCGAGACCTTCGTTCGTCGTTGAGCTCTGTTCTGAGCTACAGCTTCTTCCAGACGAAGTTCATGCGCGTCGATTTCAGCCGCGCCAAGCTCAACGGCACGCTGCCTGTGCTGATGACGTTCCTCGCGCGCTCCGGCAAGACGATCTACGACATCTCGCTGTTCGATCTGCAAAGCGACGGCACGCTGCACCCAGTCGAAGAGAACATCGCGAACCCCACCGGCCGCGGCGCGAAAATCGTCTTCTCGGACGCCAATGTCGGCAAGAAGCGCACGATCTACTACTTCAGCACAGACTTGTCCGACAGCGGCATCAAGGACAGCGGATTTCTCACCTTCTGCGACAAGCTCGGGCATGGCGACAGCTTCTTGAAGAGCGCGTCGTACCTGATGCATTCGGACCATTTCTCGACGGTGCGCGACTTCCTGCTTTCGCACAGCGTTTCGCTGCTCGAGGATGACTCGGGCATCCCGATACGTTTCTTCGCGCAAGGCTGGCAGCTTCATCCATACGGCCGGTACGTCGGTCCCATCAGCCTCTTCGGCGGGCAATATCAGGCAAAGCTCAAGGACGTTTTCGCAAAGGGGAACACGAAGCCGATCGAGTTCAGCCTCGGCTACCGCTGGAGGCCGACGGAGTCGAACATCCTGCTCGCCGTAAAAGATCCGTCCGCAACGGCTTTCGAGATTGCTCCGGCGACGGGCAAGCAGAGCGCGTCGGATTCCGAGACCGGTTCGGTCACGAAGGCGAAGGCTGAGTCGAAGTCCGATACTCCCGCCCGGCAACGCTACCGGCACAACCGTGAGCAGAAGACGGTCAGCAATCCGTGGCCGAAGCTATTCGGCTACGCTCCCTGATCGCGGATCACGTTCCGGACATCGGCAATGATTTGCCTCTTATGAACCCGTCGAGGTTATCGGCCGGGAACGAGAGCACGTCTATTCTTTCGGGAAGACGTTGGGCTGCGACCGCCGCAACGAAGTGACCTTCGACGACCAGATCCCTGATCTCGAGATCAAATCCTGGGCCTTGCGCGGAGGCCGTGCGACTGCCTCCAACGACGCCCTGCTGCGTCAGCAGCCGGCCGATACCCGAGCCAAGCGCCTTGGCGGCAGCTTCAAGGCGGACCCACGCTACGATCACGTCGGTGTCGCACGCTGGCGACAGTGCCTGCAGGGCTCCCATTCGTTGGGCGGCACTGATGATCCGCTGCCGTCGCTCATCGGACATAAGGATGCGGCGTTCCTTTCGTTCGAGGTCGACTCCCACCTGCATGTCCTTCGAGACGACAATGAGTGCCGCTTCGCCGGTGTGCGAGACGTTGAAGTGCGGAGCTCCGGCGAGTCTCGGGCGGCCGCCGGCCTCGATCTCGAAATTCAATCTCCGGATCGCTTCGCCTCCAGCGCGCTCAAGCACGATGCGGGTCGCAATGCGCGTGGCGCGCCATAGGCGCGCTGCCTCGCGATCGGCCATGGCGCTCGCGCGTTCGTCATCGGATGCGGAAAGCCGGGGCGTCGCCTCTTCCTCGGCTTCGAGAAACGCCACCGATTTGATGAGATCGACGAAGAAAACCTCGAGATCGTTCCGATGGCCCTGGGCCTCGAGGCGGCCCTGGTGATGAGCGGGCATATCTGTTTGCGCCGCGGCTCGAAGTTTATGAACGTCCTGCACGCGGCTTCTTCAGATCGTCGGCACCATCCGTTGCATTGAGCGGCTGGCCGCGGAGAATGGCGCGCGCGATTTCGAGTTCGCGCATTGCAGTCAGAATCTGAACTTTGACAGGTACGACGGCTTCCTCAGGCGCTTTGCTTTCGGGTTGTGTGGCCGTTGCCGTCGCTCTCGCTACCGGCTTCCTTCCGCGCTTGCGGCTCGTCGGCTCGGCCGGCGCCGCCGCAGCCTGCGCTGCGAGAACCCGGTGAGCTGCGGCCTTGACCTGCTCGACACCGTGTTCGCGGAGGATCTTCTGGACGCCGCGTATCGTGTAGCCCTCAGCATGAAGCAGCGCGCGGATGCCCCGGAGCAGTTCCATGTCCTCGGGCCGATAGTAACGCCGGCCTCCGCCACGTTTCATCGGGCGGATTTGCGGGAACCGTCCTTCCCAAAAGCGCAGAACATGTTTCGGAATTTGCAGCTCGTCAGCCACTTCTCCGATCGTGCGAAACGCCTCGGCAGACTTGTTCATGGAATCGTGCCCTCGCGAGTACCGTAGCTACCGACGATTGAACGCCCAGTTCCGTCGGGATGCAATCGGATCTCTAGCGCTTCGCGTGACCCTTGTTGATACGGTCCTTCATGATGTTCGATGGACGGAACACCAAGACGCGCCGCGGCGTGATCGGAACTTCCTCGCCGGTTTTCGGATTGCGTCCAACGCGTTCGCCTTTTTGACGAATGCCAAAGGATCCG includes:
- a CDS encoding phosphopantetheinyl transferase, which encodes MQDVHKLRAAAQTDMPAHHQGRLEAQGHRNDLEVFFVDLIKSVAFLEAEEEATPRLSASDDERASAMADREAARLWRATRIATRIVLERAGGEAIRRLNFEIEAGGRPRLAGAPHFNVSHTGEAALIVVSKDMQVGVDLERKERRILMSDERRQRIISAAQRMGALQALSPACDTDVIVAWVRLEAAAKALGSGIGRLLTQQGVVGGSRTASAQGPGFDLEIRDLVVEGHFVAAVAAQRLPERIDVLSFPADNLDGFIRGKSLPMSGT
- a CDS encoding MerR family transcriptional regulator, whose translation is MNKSAEAFRTIGEVADELQIPKHVLRFWEGRFPQIRPMKRGGGRRYYRPEDMELLRGIRALLHAEGYTIRGVQKILREHGVEQVKAAAHRVLAAQAAAAPAEPTSRKRGRKPVARATATATQPESKAPEEAVVPVKVQILTAMRELEIARAILRGQPLNATDGADDLKKPRAGRS